The Meiothermus ruber DSM 1279 genome includes the window CCCCCGCGCCCAGTCCCAACGCAGCTTGCCGTAAAAACCTTCTTCTGTTCATACCTTGCTCCTTTCTAGTCCCTCGAGCGCACATCCGCGGCGTCCCGCAGCGCATCGCCGAAAAAGTTGTAGGCCAGTACCGAGATAAATATCAGGAGGCCGGGGGTCAGCAACCAGGGGTAGAGGCTCAGCGACTGGAAGTTTTGTGCATCCTTCAAGAGCAGACCCCAGCTAGCCATGGGTTCCTTAATGCCCAGCCCCAAAAACGACAGCGCCGACTCGCCGATAATGTAGCCGGGCAGGGCCAGGGTCGCGGTCACGATCAGGTAGCTGCTCAGGTTGGGCACGATGTGCCGCAGGATGATGCGCAGGTTGGAGGCCCCCTGGGCCACCGCGGCGGTCACGTAGTCCACCTCGCGCAGGGCCAGCACCTGCCCCCGCACCACCCTTGCCAGCCCCGCCCAGCCGATAAACGAGAGCACCGCAATAATGCCCAGATACACGTAGGTGCTGGGCCAACTGGCCGGAATCACCGTGGAGAGGGCCATCAAGATGGGCAGCCGGGGAATCGAGAGTAGCACCTCGGTGATGCGCTGGATGAGGGTATCCACCCAGCCGCCAAAGTAGCCCGAGATGCCCCCCAACAAAATCCCGATAGCAAAGGAGATCAGCACCCCGACCACCCCCACCGTGAGCGAGACCTGCGACCCCACCAGGATGCGCGAGAAGAGGCAGCGGCCAAACTGGTCGGTGCCCAAAGGGAAAAAGTACCCCTCGCGCTCGGCCACCCCAAACAGGTGCCAGTTGGTTTTGAACCCCAAAAAGCGGTAGGGCTCGCCCTGGGCGATCAGAAAGCGGATGGGGGTGGGCCGGGTGCGGTCTTCTTTGTAGGTGCTGATGAAGGTAACCGGGTCGCGCTCGCGTTTGAGCTGGTACACGTAG containing:
- a CDS encoding ABC transporter permease, giving the protein MDKRNNPLYLAWRRFLRSKPGVISGVVLIALYLVAFLAGFLAPNNLTVQHPDAVYQPPQRVYFFRDGRPVRPYVYQLKRERDPVTFISTYKEDRTRPTPIRFLIAQGEPYRFLGFKTNWHLFGVAEREGYFFPLGTDQFGRCLFSRILVGSQVSLTVGVVGVLISFAIGILLGGISGYFGGWVDTLIQRITEVLLSIPRLPILMALSTVIPASWPSTYVYLGIIAVLSFIGWAGLARVVRGQVLALREVDYVTAAVAQGASNLRIILRHIVPNLSSYLIVTATLALPGYIIGESALSFLGLGIKEPMASWGLLLKDAQNFQSLSLYPWLLTPGLLIFISVLAYNFFGDALRDAADVRSRD